Proteins encoded in a region of the Streptomyces sp. NBC_00258 genome:
- a CDS encoding NADP-dependent oxidoreductase encodes MKAIQFDRFGGTEVLREADIEVPQPGPGQIRVRVKAAGLNALDGKIRSGAMEAVFPTLLPSVPGHELAGVVDALGEGVRDVQEGDEVLGWSDTGSYAEYALATVVAPKPAGLDWQHAVALPVAGETAERVLNLLGVAVGETVLMHGAAGAVGTLAVQLATARGARVIGTAGPANQEYLAALGATATLYGEGLVDRVRALAPDGVDAVFDLAGKGALEDSIALRGGTERIVTIADFRAHQLGITFASGGQERSVARLAALAQDAATGKVVTTVTVYPLAEAATAQQVSDAGHARGKLALTLD; translated from the coding sequence ATGAAAGCCATCCAGTTCGACCGTTTCGGTGGCACGGAAGTGCTGCGCGAGGCGGACATCGAGGTCCCGCAGCCCGGCCCCGGGCAGATCCGCGTCCGCGTCAAGGCGGCCGGCCTGAACGCGCTGGACGGCAAGATCCGCTCCGGGGCCATGGAAGCCGTGTTCCCCACGCTGCTGCCCTCCGTGCCCGGTCACGAGCTCGCCGGCGTGGTGGACGCCCTGGGTGAGGGCGTGCGGGACGTGCAGGAGGGCGATGAGGTGCTGGGCTGGTCGGACACCGGCTCGTACGCCGAGTACGCGCTGGCCACCGTCGTGGCACCCAAGCCCGCCGGCCTCGACTGGCAGCACGCGGTCGCGCTGCCGGTGGCGGGCGAGACAGCCGAGCGCGTCCTGAACCTGCTGGGCGTCGCCGTGGGGGAGACCGTGCTGATGCACGGCGCGGCCGGAGCGGTCGGCACCCTGGCGGTCCAGCTCGCCACGGCCCGCGGAGCGCGTGTCATCGGCACCGCCGGCCCCGCGAACCAGGAATACCTCGCCGCGCTCGGCGCCACCGCGACCCTTTACGGCGAGGGCCTGGTCGATCGGGTCCGGGCACTGGCCCCCGACGGCGTGGACGCGGTGTTCGACCTGGCCGGGAAGGGAGCCCTGGAGGACTCCATCGCTCTGCGCGGCGGCACCGAGCGCATCGTCACCATCGCCGACTTCCGCGCGCACCAACTCGGCATCACCTTCGCCAGCGGTGGCCAGGAACGCTCGGTTGCCCGCCTGGCCGCCCTTGCCCAGGACGCCGCGACCGGCAAGGTCGTCACCACCGTCACCGTGTACCCGCTCGCCGAGGCCGCCACGGCCCAGCAGGTCAGCGACGCCGGGCACGCCCGGGGCAAGCTCGCCCTCACCCTCGACTGA